A window from Apostichopus japonicus isolate 1M-3 chromosome 2, ASM3797524v1, whole genome shotgun sequence encodes these proteins:
- the LOC139981229 gene encoding ubiquitin carboxyl-terminal hydrolase 24-like: MELDQEALESLLHMGFCDITENKRALNEARNDLSEAVAILTHEKQDLSYDVPTLSEMKEMNTRGLGKGGNEYMDLPNSPVKQPHDLPPSYDEVMEPVESEDPSAAITEVREESVEDANKFPVTNLYELQSRVFTDQWSIPYKKEESLGKCLIAAIKMAQNETLESDENCVSFVQRCLPEAIRKLMTSNAVHRWGLEIHEGIYNMLQMVVDLVAARLKYKPIPIELLELLALVFNPDTEYHYKNRNKQWERIRWEGVFGVNKCFAVPPPPVTYKEQCGWLVNLVNQFAELGGIDMIKQIMMENPEDLDPSTMTVLLKPLGAAADYLNAIRIVDYLSDLEKVVLKFIADLKDNDLKQKKAGNTSILLSTLKKLILNFWIEDVKEIDNLRLQLALRMLKSPHFNARMNSLKEIAKLIEDSPSNSKNAIEEKVLLDWLVEKKVLSIALEGNIDQTQYCDKLKVIVEFIGSKLSAEELTKIWKMQNDQPLTVVDNIHDIMAAAAIKFNDEQLEHLILLIQKAWKGENDRVQEKLLTLIGKIGKDTKDLKTTNKVLELLWDLAHLPGMSINHLEHALDEHLKILSDSISVSQQMKNKYVTKCVEDIKKTNMVVPAIRHLHQITRTLSKQSYSKHDRGITQELNKTHDIIKLITQSLLKCHKMAVNTAGGCTVANNPKVDGKYTHTEHVDTHLQFLAFILEQGQLYLPWHQAKEIWDCLIGNPEACNSDKETCYQWFTRGLNDLEGDTQQQLFREKILKTNPANLSVIGFDCIKAFFESINIKNLKLKKSGTLLIVEKLDLMGLEFLWQIALESPSEDIANAAIHHIMKMSYTSLSPKLKKDQVALHKAFIAECSKRLELASITMGGTALAIAISQATRVSTAATIPEVSSVPCPSRSAKYLVIERLLVLARMYITTVEDQYHDVRTILPHGASFQGPPITFQVCCESPRMEFPCVSHTNESLYNLRRKVAQKMGTTCENIHMSAGDRILLLTKNNKLIRELELEEGQIINVKTLGSGSRSEDGGGSCSKLSPVTELERMLPGVVMATGGQVFELLYQVAEWDEPKITERVRSLLMLIPTDPSIQETLDSINRTEKDDKMGKTIMPQEDPDQEDNKATLEGLFVTSSSGMSAFRLLYNLEVLSSRLMPSIHDDAVTQSSAQSFREIFLSAGGLSLVTSVLQKDTIPHDVDLETRRGCYSIALQLARFLLCGQTTTALMESDLSGNDSVFDGSLDSSLNLSSSYSSSPRKISIVERMSSVEASGDTASKEGTTRARYVIQTMNHNEFTAMVSCLMKVAWSAAAGQLKLASTNQPIKEGAGIIGGNITGHGRSRHSSTASTTSSSSQDSEPQFLHAGVCLRSPQISSKDALISREALELMVACLQLRPHNLGALYTLPGVGDFIIDLLLSCAHSEVRSTALEQFFTLSQTDINPEKIKTHHPKHFLLQMLVSKPVPLWNAHTLVRGVNSKVLGQCSQYFDLRCRLLERLSVKDQKFLNINPSTLLEDELDWLQSFEPGDPMESGLSEVDDMMLAGHLRLARVLLSCKGIDKEKMGKLLINRLLKEYMYPSSQLILKRGTDQYKSQDPHTNVTPKIFEREARIAAFDLLIAAAENSKGNLEGITSILLQMHHHPDHNMSKEWEYLPPVEGRLCRYVGIKNGGATCYMNSVLQQLYMTPGVREGILSANVSSHNTDNVFYQMQMLLGHLWESKLQYFEPDQFWRVFKFWGEPVNIREQQDAFDFFTILIDQIDGFLKEKKQKEVFRPKFQGVFLNQMICHGCPHRKEREEEFFALNLGIKSESLEASLEQFIQGEMLEGENAYLCEDCNEKRNTIKRTCIKTLPPVLVIQLKRFGYDWEAGRALKFDDYFKFPWVIDMEPYTSKGIKRREQEATRQEEQEDEGADKKNVSTQSTEDLYQLVGIVVHSGQANAGHYYSFIRDRWSKSANGKPKWYKFNDTIVDEFEMGDAAVEAECFGGSYKPKSYSSTSSSYTADPKPRYWSGYMLFYERIPEYRDQESLRGHLGRAALLKQDSDGDIHMLEPISSPELSPRQEGDRLSELCALVNRGERKGLFGDHMPPDIQRVIRDENLQFLRDRAIYNQEYFNFIRSLATCNLRSCFSEDFEHMSEISMQLAVQFLVNTFFRTHKKLRYDLGEWCGAIESISKHSHRACRWALSYFAKEGADNLCMFLLECITSEIREAFAKVVECIMANFILKHSCPPESPEMEALIETLLGLLEKDVGENSKRCRQYFWLLYRYMEMSVSCCKHLFQKGAFQKLVVFLVGPPIVKNQQMDVYSRRWTSLYTREFGDLHSLLATLVMTCTVDRYQTIAQGDFPDRQRLLEPPHKELLEMPSAMQEILWGPECLRYIREAVLAFREIAPDHRQQTILEMILYCSFCNEGFTMTVMMMIQYQVDTCPANELKPVLELLLELLLLEDPLQLRRIKLAADGNRDNGLLGIIKKSTTTDSTRCYQCIKFLVLLANKCPTAKDYLMSIAPKWQWSVQWLKEKMSDHCWSSSTNQSNESTQGKSFQRTMSAQDTLEEATALLTGLTTQDVFDDLEQSNGDTSQEGSEVNTSSQKEGEENEDMQEESTTNYDDVDN; encoded by the exons AAACCTTGGAGTCAGACGAAAACTGCGTAAGCTTTGTTCAACGTTGCTTGCCGGAGGCTATCCGCAAACTCATGACATCAAACGCTGTCCACCGTTGGGGATTGGAGATACACGAGGGTATCTACAACATGCTGCAGATGGTAGTCGACCTGGTAGCAGCACGTCTCAAGTACAAACCCATTCCGATTGAACTGCTGGAACTGTTAGCATTG GTCTTCAATCCAGACACAGAGTATCATTACAAGAATCGCAACAAACAGTGGGAGAGGATCCGTTGGGAAGGCGTCTTTGGTGTCAACAAGTGCTTTGCTGTACCCCCACCACCAGTGACCTACAAGGAACAATGCGGATGGCTGGTGAACCTCGTCAATCAA TTTGCGGAACTAGGTGGAATCGACATGATCAAGCAGATAATGATGGAAAATCCTGAAGACCTTGATCCATCG ACAATGACAGTACTACTGAAGCCTTTAGGGGCCGCAGCAGACTACCTCAATGCCATTCGCATTGTTGATTACTTGTCGGATCTGGAAAAGGTCGTGTTAAAGTTCATCGCTGACCTCAAGGACAATGATTTAAAGCAGAAG aAAGCAGGCAACACCTCTATCCTTCTGTCAACCCTCAAGAAGCTCATTCTTAACTTCTGGATAGAGGACGTCAAGGAGATCGACAACCTGCGGCTGCAGCTGGCTCTACGAATGCTCAAGTCACCGCACTTCAATGCAAGGATGAACAGTTTGAAGGAG ATTGCTAAACTTATCGAAGATTCACCCAGCAATTCCAAAAATGCGATTGAAGAAAAGGTTCTGCTGGACTGGCTTGTTGAAAAGAAGGTTCTCTCCATCGCTTTGGAag GTAACATCGATCAGACTCAATACTGCGATAAATTGAAAGTCATCGTAGAGTTTATCGGATCAAAACTCTCAGCTGAGGAACTGACCAAGATATGGAAGATGCAA AACGACCAGCCTCTGACAGTCGTGGATAACATTCACGACATCATGGCAGCTGCTGCCATCAAGTTCAACGATGAACAGCTGGAACACCTCATCCTGCTGATTCAGAAG GCATGGAAGGGAGAGAACGACAGAGTCCAGGAAAAATTACTGACATTGATCGGAAAGATTGGCAAAGATACGAAGGACTTAAAAACTACAAATAAG GTGTTGGAACTTCTTTGGGACCTGGCACATCTACCCGGTATGTCCATAAACCATCTAGAGCATGCGCTGGACGAACATCTCAAGATTCTGAGTGATTCCATATCAGTCAGCCAACagatgaaaaacaaatatgtcaccaaatgtGTGGAAGATATCAAAAAG ACTAACATGGTAGTTCCTGCTATCAGACACCTCCATCAGATAACGAGGACGCTCAGCAAGCAGAGCTACAGCAAACATGATAGG GGAATTACCCAGGAGTTAAATAAAACCCACGACATCATCAAACTGATAACACAGAGCCTCCTCAAGTGCCACAAGATGGCAGTCAATACAGCCGGAGGCTGCACTGTTGCAAATAACCCCAAAGTTGACGGAAAGTACACACATACGGAG CATGTGGACACCCACCTTCAGTTTCTAGCATTCATCTTAGAACAAGGTCAATTGTACTTACCATGGCACCAAGCTAAGGAGATCTGGGACTGTTTGATCGGGAACCCAGAGGCCTGCAATTCAGACAAAGAA ACTTGTTATCAGTGGTTCACCAGAGGATTAAATGACCTAGAAGGAGACACACAGCAACAGCTCTTTAGGGAGAAGATCTTAAAGACCAACCCAGCAAATCTTTCTGTGATTGGCTTTGATTGCATCAAGGCATTCTTTGAATCAATCAACATCAAAAACCTCAAGTTAAAGAAGTCAGGAACCTTGTTG ATCGTGGAAAAGTTGGACTTGATGGGTCTGGAGTTTCTCTGGCAGATTGCGTTGGAGAGTCCAAGCGAAGATATAGCGAATGCAGCTATCCATCACATTATGAAGATGTCTTACACATCGCTCTCTCCAAAACTGAAAAAG GATCAAGTAGCATTGCACAAAGCATTCATCGCTGAATGTTCAAAGAGGCTTGAGTTGGCCTCCATCACTATGGGAGGGACAGCTCTAGCTATAGCCATCTCACAAGCCACAAGAGTTTCCACAGCTGCCACGATACCAGAAGTGTCATCTGTTCCATGTCCTTCCAG GTCTGCCAAATACTTAGTGATTGAGAGATTACTAGTATTAGCAAGGATGTACATCACCACTGTAGAAGATCAATACCATGATGTCAGGACCATATTACCCCACGGAGCCTCCTTCCAAGGACCCCCTATTACCTTCCAAGTTTGTTGCGAGTCACCTAGGATGGAATTTCCCTGTGTG AGTCACACGAACGAGAGCCTCTACAATCTGAGGCGTAAAGTCGCCCAGAAAATGGGAACGACTTGTGAAAACATCCACATGTCAGCAGGTGACAGAATT CTCTTActcactaaaaacaacaagttGATCAGAGAACTGGAATTGGAGGAAGGCCAAATCATCAATGTGAAGACGTTAGGCAGTGGATCTAGATCTGAAGAT GGTGGAGGAAGTTGTAGTAAACTAAGTCCTGTCACAGAATTGGAGAGGATGCTACCAGGGGTAGTCATGGCAACTGGAGGCCAAGTCTTTGAACTCCTCTATCAAGTGGCAGAGTGGGATGAGCCAAA GATAACGGAAAGAGTGAGAAGCCTCCTCATGTTGATACCAACTGATCCGTCAATTCAAGAAACGCTGGATTCCATAAATCGGACAGAGAAGGATGACAAAATGGGGAAGACGATAATGCCGCAGGAAGACCCCGATCAGGAAGACAACAAAGCCACTCTCGAAGGTCTCTTTGTGACCAGCTCGTCGGGAATGTCGGCCTTTAGGCTACTCTATAACCTAGAG GTTCTAAGTAGCAGGCTGATGCCCTCCATACATGATGATGCAGTCACACAGTCCAGCGCTCAGAGCTTCAGGGAGATATTCCTCTCGGCCGGTGGCTTGAGTTTGGTGACAAGTGTGCTTCAGAAAGATACGATACCTCACGACGTTGACCTTGAAACCAGGAGAGGCTGTTATTCCATCGCCCTGCAGTTAGCAAG aTTCTTACTCTGTGGACAGACTACAACAGCCCTAATGGAGAGTGACCTGTCCGGTAACGACTCTGTCTTTGATGGATCGTTGGACAGCTCTCTCAACCTCTCATCCAGCTATAGTTCCTCCCCGAGAAAGATCAGCATCGTAGAGAGGATGTCGAGCGTGGAAGCCAGCGGGGACACGGCTAGTAAAGAAGGCACCACGAGGGCCAGATATGTCATCCAA ACGATGAACCATAATGAATTCACTGCCATGGTGTCGTGTCTGATGAAGGTGGCTTGGTCAGCCGCAGCGGGTCAGCTGAAACTGGCCAGCACAAACCAACCAATCAAGGAAGGAGCAGGGATAATAGGAGGGAACATCACCGGTCATGGGCGTAGTAGACACAGTAGCACTG CTAGCACTACTAGTTCTTCTAGCCAAGACAGTGAGCCTCAGTTTCTTCATGCTGGAGTTTGTCTGAGGAGCCCTCAGATCTCATCTAAAGATGCTCTGATATCAAGAGAAGCCCTGGAGTTAATGGTTGCCTGCTTGCAACTGAGGCCTCATAATCTAG GTGCTCTATACACCCTCCCTGGGGTAGGAGACTTCATCATAGACCTGCTACTCAGCTGTGCCCACTCCGAGGTCAGGTCCACGGCCCTGGAGCAGTTCTTCACTCTGAGTCAGACGGACATCAATCCAGAGAAGATTAAGACGCATCACCCCAAGCACTTCTTACTCCAGATGCTGGTCTCCAAACCAGTACCGCTGTGGAATGCACACACCCTGGTCAGAGGAGTTAATTCAAA agtTTTGGGTCAGTGCTCCCAGTACTTTGATCTCAGATGTAGATTGCTTGAAAGATTATCTG TCAAAGACCAGAAGTTTCTCAACATCAATCCATCTACTCTTCTGGAAGATGAGCTTGACTGGCTTCAGAGCTTTGAGCCAGGGGATCCTATGGAATCTGGTCTCTCAGAGGTGGACGATATGATGTTGGCAGGCCACCTCAGGCTGGCCAGGGTACTCCTCAGCTGCAAGGGAATAGACAAAGAGAAAATGG GGAAGTTACTGATCAATCGTCTATTGAAGGAGTACATGTACCCCTCATCTCAGCTGATCCTCAAGAGAGGTACAGATCAGTACAAGAGTCAGGACCCTCACACCAATGTTACACCCAA GATTTTCGAACGAGAGGCGAGGATAGCAGCATTTGACCTCCTGATCGCTGCAGCAGAGAACAGCAAGGGTAACCTGGAAGGAATCACTTCTATACTACTACAGATGCACCATCACCCTGACCATAACATGTCAAAGGAATGGGAG TATCTGCCACCTGTGGAGGGTAGACTATGCCGCTATGTGGGGATAAAGAATGGCGGCGCTACCTGCTACATGAACTCTGTGCTACAACAGCTCTACATGACACCAGGTGTCAGGGAG GGTATCTTGTCAGCAAATGTCTCCAGCCACAATACAGATAACGTCTTCTACCAGATGCAGATGCTGCTAGGCCATCTGTGGGAGTCAAAACTACAGTACTTCGAACCCGACCAGTTTTGGAGGGTCTTTAAATTCTGGGGGGAGCCAGTCAACATCAGGGAACAGCAGGATGCCTTTGATTTCTTCACGATATTGATCGATCAAATCGATGGCTTCCTCAAG gaaaagAAGCAAAAGGAAGTATTCCGACCCAAATTCCAGGGTGTCTTTCTGAACCAAATGATCTGCCATGGTTGTCCACACAG GAAGGAACGGGAGGAAGAATTTTTTGCTCTCAATCTGGGGATAAAAAGTGAGAGTTTGGAGGCATCTCTGGAGCAGTTTATTCAGGGAGAGATGCTGGAAGGAGAGAATGCATATTTGTGTGAGGACTGTaatgaaaag AGAAACACCATCAAGAGGACTTGTATCAAGACACTGCCCCCTGTATTGGTAATTCAGCTGAAGAGATTCGGTTACGACTGGGAGGCAGGACGAGCCCTCAAATTTGATGACTATTTTAAG ttTCCATGGGTGATAGATATGGAACCATATACCAGCAAGGGTATCAAGAGACGAGAGCAAGAGGCCACCCGCCAAGAGGAGCAAGAAGACGAGGGTGCGGACAAGAAAAACGTTTCCACTCAGAGCACGGAGGACCTCTACCAACTGGTCGGTATCGTAGTCCACAGTGGTCAGGCCAATGCTGGTCATTACTACTCATTTATCAGAGACAGATG GAGTAAATCAGCAAATGGGAAACCCAAGTGGTATAAGTTCAATGATACCATCGTGGACGAATTTGAGATGGGAGACGCGGCCGTTGAGGCCGAGTGTTTCGGCGGAAGCTACAAACCAAAATCATATAGCAGCACAAGCA GTAGTTACACAGCAGATCCCAAGCCGAGATACTGGAGTGGATACATGCTCTTCTACGAGAGAATCCCAGAGTACAGAGACCAAGAATCCCTGCGAGGTCACCTGGGGAGAGCCGCGCTACTTAAACAGGATAGTGACGGCGACATTCACAT GCTGGAGCCAATAAGCTCCCCAGAACTTTCGCCGAGGCAAGAAGGTGACCGTTTGAGTGAGCTCTGTGCTCTGGTGAACAGGGGAGAGAGAAAGGGTTTGTTTGGGGACCACATGCCCCCGGACATCCAGAGGGTGATAAGAGATGAGAATTTACAGTTTCTGAGGGACAGAGCAATCTACAATCAGGAATATTTTAACTTCATTCGAAGTCTAGCAACGTGCAATTTG aGGTCTTGTTTTAGTGAAGATTTTGAGCACATGTCAGAGATTAGTATGCAACTGGCTGTGCAGTTCTTAGTAAACACTTTCTTCAGAACTCACAAGAAGTTAAG ATATGACCTAGGGGAATGGTGCGGAGCTATTGAAAGCATCTCCAAGCACAGTCACAGAGCTTGCCGTTGGGCTCTCTCGTACTTCGCCAAAGAAGGAGCCGATAATCTCTG CATGTTTCTATTAGAGTGTATAACCAGTGAAATCAGGGAAGCTTTTGCCAAAGTCGTGGAGTGTATCATGGCTAATTTCATCCTGAAACACTCCTGCCCACCGGAGTCACCAGAAATGGAGGCCCTGATAGAGACACTGCTAGGTCTCTTAGAGAAAGATGTCGGGGAAAACAGCAAGCGATGTCGGCAGTACTTTTGGCTGCTGTATCGATACATGGAGATG agTGTGTCATGTTGTAAACATTTATTCCAGAAAGGTGCTTTCCAGAAGTTGGTCGTTTTCCTCGTCGGCCCACCGATAGTCAAAAACCAGCAAATG GACGTTTATTCACGGAGATGGACGTCTCTCTACACCAGAGAGTTCGGCGACCTTCACTCTCTCCTAGCCACCTTGGTGATGACCTGTACTGTAGATCGATACCAGACGATAG CCCAAGGAGATTTCCCAGACAGACAAAGATTACTTGAGCCACCGCACAAAGAGCTTTTAGAGATGCCATCAGCAATGCAAGAAATACTCTGGGGTCCGGAATGTTTACGTTACATCAGAGAG gcTGTCTTGGCATTTAGAGAGATTGCTCCTGACCACCGGCAGCAAACCATCTTGGAGATGATCCTCTATTGTTCTTTCTGTAACGAGGGATTCACAATgacggtgatgatgatgatacag TATCAAGTGGATACTTGCCCAGCCAATGAATTAAAACCTGTCCTTGAGTTACTGTTGGAATTGCTTCTACTGGAAGACCCTCTACAGTTGAGGAGAATCAAATTAGCAGCAGACGGTAACCGTGACAACGGGTTGTTAG GTATCATTAAGAAATCCACCACTACAGACAGTACCCGTTGCTACCAGTGTATAAAGTTCCTGGTCCTCTTGGCTAATAAATGTCCGACGGCGAAGGACTATCTCATGTCCATCGCGCCGAAATGGCAGTGGTCCGTTCAGTGGTTGAAGGAAAAG ATGTCAGACCACTGTTGGTCTTCCTCGACCAACCAATCAAATGAATCGACGCAAGGCAAGTCTTTCCAGAGGACGATGAGCGCTCAGGACACCCTGGAGGAAGCAACGGCTCTCCTCACCGGCCTGACCACCCAAGACGTCTTCGATGACCTGGAACAGTCCAACGGGGACACCAGCCAAGAGGGGTCGGAGGTCAACACCTCGAGCCAGAAAGAAGGAGAGGAAAACGAAGACATGCAGGAGGAGAGTACGACAAATTACGACGACGTGGACAATTGA